A stretch of Plutella xylostella chromosome 10, ilPluXylo3.1, whole genome shotgun sequence DNA encodes these proteins:
- the LOC105396561 gene encoding spatacsin, with product MEALTQNEKSIWSCWEEKSPREVVREAAAKGTLINLAIKYLQYKNSWNDETAKDWFFAEVKAWTVQLLMRKQIFKVLHILNKVQINSEEHLMTLAGESAQVDYRDFIVEHLEKISKEIKPDNVDKWLSFKKHWILLSKLEKSFEKDGTFKQNKVFGTGTERIFVTETEIKALTIDKITKYSDQWKSKIATALFFESFDFTLLEFSSSLEVWNYLLEQNKAMVLVRWINIQMSEVVRDMNARYLFFNNENFVKKILNIDTKGFDKQDVEKLDNVFRKWTINKDMIDSISNSNCFAYTKMCIYDTLCSYGIVSDNERNSLFAVISRLARTQNLKLIDDILSETCSTVSQTDFNIELAKYCVKNKLYKVLTICVEGEMLGTDLDEVDQETRECIELWLSFKSIEHTSDKQSHVVPVYKTCQQIAKGDIDNYINANPYLVIGMILLEDNAKLFDIFTTEDLLQFKDFQLPNKGYNDRLPHLNNVHKKFTEMTQAYDSKDVNVYQLLSGYRGLDVSKIFEFQLVNQNTSNEMNEKSDRRSLGSLLANDVHIDAGSIKLLSQKLMEVPHFANEDLMKKYGHVAKLNHIYYLKQYRPCNASQAFMAQQYHLYNRLQEKSVKSACCEAHALALQGWQDAALTACAVSFVAMIGCSPARCRIHVTAADMIRRHLVQDQGLAEEVANKTVNEYVTRLLQSSDNVAAEILQYLETITLNKIKQRLEVEGKLDMSYVLYESQVMVKFAMLHNLNLPETLLKEFIASNSWFNFLVFGDVFRYPLNQMLQLTQEFEKKCYAEHMKHIMLYRNIEEGSDKEFKSSGNTLQRRMSRLNSMDLSPTHSSTFEFPSVSLSRSLWEVAAGCHGPEDPPGALLRAAIQYQEPLLALIATCYEPNAVGVIWWHWIAASLGRSVESLGGGAALGQQQLTPAQLAAACAMCLRAASARALHEATLLFFPESPLTILTAFLCRCIWQRAFDSETSRLLSSFTQHCQRKYSLETASPWVLSKQSLQGIAVTLLKIALSESFDSALHQREFLKCLVDAQFGKEFSAPSPDFEMIYEILQISMETSMVVDVSKMLTDDSQEYLAQWVEIYTANKNYDVALKIAKLASLPVDDILTAEWTHKQEQLLMKEDTTPEDKDRTLFIAQCSEAFKKAAVTLNTAINFLFNRVNEITDAVQKFYAYRIIMSWFEEHREYGLTREEIEHLMWDNYLQSEAQNEIFLNSSQSTLHFILSGQKDQSFAKKIGLINSERPFSMLLSEVEIESDVANITKVVILEDLEVIDVWRKVLSQLLEMKLMVDAFRLSALFQAPSEYRCRPPPCPVQIVKTCLKLAEGLCSPYELPQELRLVISSPFLQNKLTVSDTSFEELVIIQEKQDNAPENASHLAAREDADRLSALEALAARSGLVIAKQVANYFRISLQIGWNYGTVLKYQNNPMDFISYVSGRARMSLANLIFRTFNISTKQISEFLCHEMVSAIISPHLVKTSSFRQKEHFQYTLWGYALNSDMEMFLNMRPDACSQIGRLILDHLMAFRKIYRCCSPSKAPDNPLDDSSLDVETLIDEEYSTVDEAELESLANQSANTDGGVTTVSTETESVFSVSTVYSIGNKLSRESRRNLFDVITKNKVHIPYEVKSNIRRITKGAKLSTKQVNIISIELLVLAHECFSCACDTEGVAVVLRSAQALISQLLAARSWRLMVRILTGLARYTEMAYVFQMLRDNHQFEFLLGQFDYMLGQQQDKITEFKQGLLDFLKNYCPGDTETYILVALHFNMYTEAANVKKKQALDLINDLEKLALDATKATSKKPYQAPEWLLIHDCASTRSLLETALNHCTDASELYLQGGCMGFAGEMADLAQQIALQISLLNASPTRLILRRSAEQMYKLVSEYLSFMEGLVLMVGRGGSQWAELAYRRVLGNDQAYLRDMAAYRPDVAADFLARYKTERKTTAASQAAMTELRALCR from the exons TAAAGGCACCCTTATCAACTTGGCTATCAAgtatttacaatacaaaaataGCTGGAATGACGAAACTGCCAAAGACTGGTTTTTCGCCGAG GTGAAAGCATGGACAGTGCAGCTACTAATGAGGAAGCAGATATTCAAAGTGCTGCACATACTGAATAAAGTCCAAATAAATTCTGAAGAACATTTGATGACTCTAGCAGGCGAGTCGGCTCAGGTTGACTACAGAGATTTCATTGTGGAACACTTGGAGAAGATCTCTAAAGAAATTAAACCTGATAATGTGGATAAATGGCTTTCTTTCAAAAAACACTGGATACTTCTAAGCAAACTTGAGAAATCCTTTGAAAAAGATGGGACGTTCAAgcaaaataaagtatttgGAACGGGCACAGAAAGAATATTTGTGACAGAAACTGAAATTAAAGCTTTGACTATTGACAAAATCACCAAATACTCTGACCAGTGGAAAAGCAAAATAGCTACAGCTTTGTTCTTTGAGTCATTTG ATTTCACCTTGCTTGAATTCTCATCATCATTGGAAGTATGGAATTACTTACTAGAACAAAACAAGGCTATGGTGCTAGTTCGCTGGATCAACATACAGATGTCTGAAGTAGTCAGAGATATGAATGCAAGATACCTCTTCTTTAACAATGAAAACTTTGTGAAAAAGATTCTTAATATTGATACCAAAGGTTTTGATAAGCAAGATGTAGAAAAACTTGACAATGTCTTCCGCAAATGGACTATCAACAAAGATATGATTGACAGTATCAGTAACAGTAACTGTTTTGCATATACCAAAATGTGCATTTATGACACACTATGTTCATATGGCATAGTCAGCGATAATGAACGAAATAGTCTCTTTGCAGTCATCTCACGATTAGCAAGGACCCAGAATTTGAAACTGATTGATGACATCTTGTCTGAAACTTGTTCCACCGTCAGCCAAactgattttaatattgagCTTGCTAAATActgtgtaaaaaataaattgtataaagTTTTGACAATATGTGTGGAGGGAGAAATGTTGGGGACAGACTTGGATGAAGTGGATCAGGAGACGAGGGAGTGCATTGAACTGTGGCTCTCCTTCAAGAGCATCGAGCACACCTCGGACAAGCAGAGCCATGTTGTGCCTGTGTACAAGACTTGCCAACAAATTGCCAAAGGAGACATAGATAACTATATCAATGCCAATCCATATTTAGTCATTGGAATGATTCTTCTCGAAGATAATGCCAAGCTGTTTGATATATTTACAACAGAAGACTTACTACAATTCAAAGACTTTCAATTGCCAAATAAAGGATACAACGACAGGCTTCCTCACTTAAATAACGTCCATAAAAAATTCACCGAAATGACTCAGGCATATGATAGCAAAGATGTGAACGTTTATCAACTGCTCTCGGGTTACCGCGGCCTCGATGTATCGAAAATATTCGAATTCCAGCTCGTGAACCAGAACACCAGCAAcgaaatgaatgaaaaatcGGACAGGCGTAGTCTCGGCAGTTTGCTAGCGAACGACGTGCACATCGACGCGGGCAGCATAAAGCTGCTGTCTCAGAAGCTGATGGAAGTGCCGCACTTCGCCAACGAGGATCTGATGAAGAAGTACGGGCACGTTGCGAAGTTGAACCACATTTACTACTTGAAGCAGTACCGGCCGTGCAACGCGAGCCAGGCGTTCATGGCGCAGCAGTACCACCTGTATAACAGGCTTCAGGAGAAGAGTGTGAAGAGTGCGTGTTGCGAGGCGCACGCGCTGGCGCTGCAGGGCTGGCAGGACGCCGCGCTCACCGCCTGCGCCGTTTCCTTCGTCGCCATGATCGGCTGCAGCCCCGCGCGCTGCCGCATCCACGTCACCGCCGCCGACATGATCCGCCGACACCTGGTTCAAGACCAGGGCTTAGCCGAAGAAGTCGCGAACAAAACCGTCAACGAATACGTCACGAGACTGCTACAGAGCAGCGATAATGTTGCCGCAGAGATTCTGCAGTACCTGGAGACGATAACGTTGAATAAGATCAAGCAGCGCCTAGAGGTCGAAGGCAAGCTCGACATGTCATACGTCCTGTACGAGTCTCAAGTCATGGTAAAGTTTGCGATGTTGCACAACTTGAACTTACCCGAGACTTTGCTCAAAGAGTTTATAGCCAGCAACTCTTGGTTCAACTTCCTAGTATTTGGGGATGTTTTCCGCTATCCATTGAACCAGATGTTGCAGCTGACGCAGGAGTTTGAGAAAAAGTGCTACGCGGAGCACATGAAGCACATAATGCTGTATCGGAACATAGAAGAGGGCTCTGATAAGGAGTTTAAGTCGAGCGGCAACACGCTGCAGCGACGAATGTCCAGGCTCAACTCTATGGATTTG AGCCCAACCCACAGCAGTACCTTCGAGTTCCCGTCAGTGTCTCTCAGCCGCTCGCTGTGGGAGGTGGCGGCGGGCTGCCACGGGCCCGAGGACCCGCCCGGCGCGCTGCTCCGCGCCGCCATACAGTACCAGGAGCCGCTGCTGGCGCTGATCGCCACTTGCTATGAG CCAAACGCAGTGGGCGTGATCTGGTGGCACTGGATAGCGGCGTCCCTAGGCCGCTCCGTGGAGTcgctgggcggcggcgcggcgctgggGCAGCAGCAGCTGACGCCGGCGCAGCTCGCCGCGGCCTGCGCGATGTGTCTCCGCGCCGCCAGCGCCCGCGCGCTGCATGAGGCCACGCTACTGTTCTTCCCC GAAAGCCCGCTAACCATCCTCACGGCGTTCCTCTGCCGTTGCATCTGGCAGCGCGCCTTCGACTCAGAAACCAGTCGCCTGCTGTCCTCCTTCACCCAACACTGCCAGAGGAAGTACAGCCTGGAGACCGCCTCCCCGTGGGTTCTATCCAAGCAGAGCCTCCAGGGCATCGCGGTCACGCTGCTGAAGATAGCCCTGAGTGAGAGCTTCGACAGCGCGCTGCATCAGAGAGAGTTTCTCAAGTGTCTCGTTGATGCACAGTTTGGGAAGGAGTTTTCAG cTCCATCGCCGGACTTCGAAATGATCTACGAAATCCTGCAAATATCAATGGAGACATCTATGGTCGTGGACGTCTCAAAAATGTTGACAGACGACTCTCAAGAGTACCTTGCTCAATGGGTGGAAATATACACGGCCAATAAAAACTACGATGTGGCGCTCAAGATAGCTAAACTAGCGAGCTTGCCAGTTGACGACATTCTGACCGCAGAATGGACTCACAAACAAGAGCAACTTCTCATGAAAGAAGATACAACACCGGAAGACAAAGACCGAACGCTTTTCATAGCGCAATGCAGCGAGGCATTCAAAAAGGCAGCTGTCACCCTCAACACCGCAATCAACTTTCTCTTTAACCGAGTGAACGAAATCACAGACGCGGTTCAGAAGTTCTACGCTTACAGAATCATCATGAGCTGGTTCGAGGAACATCGGGAATACGGACTGACGAGAGAGGAAATAGAACACCTCATGTGGGACAACTATCTGCAGAGCGAAGCGCAAAACGAAATATTCCTGAACAGCTCACAAAGCACTTTGCACTTCATCCTCAGCGGGCAAAAAGACCAATCTTTCGCCAAGAAAATCGGTCTAATAAACTCTGAGAGACCATTTTCCATGCTGCTAAGCGAGGTCGAGATAGAATCCGACGTGGCTAATATAACGAAAGTGGTTATTCTCGAAGACCTGGAAGTGATAGATGTGTGGAGGAAGGTGTTGAGTCAACTGCTCGAGATGAAGTTGATGGTTGATGCGTTTCGCCTGTCAGCCTTGTTCCAAGCGCCTTCAGAGTACAGGTGTAGGCCTCCGCCGTGCCCTGTGCAGATTGTGAAGACATGTCTGAAGCTAGCGGAAGGATTGTGCTCTCCGTACGAGCTGCCTCAAGAGCTGAGGCTGGTGATCTCGTCGCCCTTCCTGCAGAATAAACTGACCG TATCAGACACCAGCTTCGAGGAGCTGGTCATCATTCAAGAGAAGCAAGACAACGCGCCAGAAAACGCATCCCACCTCGCGGCTAGAGAAGACGCCGACCGCCTATCAGCCCTCGAAGCCCTAGCGGCTAGAAGCGGCCTAGTCATCGCGAAACAAGTGGCTAATTACTTCAGAATATCCCTGCAGATTGGATGGAACTATGGGACCGTGCTCAAGTATCAGAATAACCCCATGGACTTTATAAGTTACGTCAGTGGCAGGGCGCGGATGTCGCTCGCTAATCTGATATTTAGGACCTTCAATATTTCTACCAAACAG ATTTCGGAGTTCCTCTGCCACGAGATGGTATCGGCCATAATATCGCCGCATCTGGTGAAAACGTCTTCATTCCGTCAGAAGGAACACTTCCAGTACACTCTGTGGGGCTACGCTCTCAACTCTGACATGGAAATGTTCCTCAACATGCGCCCGGACGCCTGCAGCCAGATCGGGAGACTTATTCTAGACCACCTGATGGCATTCCGCAAGATCTACAGGTGCTGTAGCCCCTCAAAGGCCCCCGATAATCCATTAGACGACAGCTCGCTCGATGTAGAAACTCTAATTGATGAAGAATACTCGACAGTCGACGAAGCAGAACTAGAATCCTTGGCGAACCAATCAGCGAACACCGATGGTGGAGTTACAACGGTTTCCACGGAAACGGAGTCTGTCTTCTCGGTTTCCACGGTCTACAGCATCGGAAACAAACTGTCGCGCGAATCAAGGAGGAATCTGTTTGATGTCATTACGAAGAACAAAGTGCATATTCCGTATGAGGTGAAGTCGAATATAAGGAGGATCACTAAAGGAGCCAAATTGTCCACGAAGCag GTGAACATAATCTCCATAGAGCTGCTAGTGTTAGCCCACGAATGTTTCTCGTGCGCCTGCGACACAGAGGGCGTGGCGGTCGTGCTGCGCTCGGCCCAGGCCCTGATCTCCCAACTCCTCGCCGCCCGCTCCTGGCGCCTCATGGTACGGATACTTACCGGCCTCGCAAGATACACAGAAATGGCCTACGTCTTCCAAATGCTTAGAGACAACCATCAGTTTGAGTTCTTACTCGGACAGTTTGATTATATGCTGGGCCAGCAACAGGATAAGATCACGGAGTTCAAGCAAGGACTGCTAGATTTTCTAAAGAACTATTGCCCTGGTGATACGGAGACATATATCCTTGTAGCGCTGCATTTTAATATGTACACTGAAGCGGCAAATGTCAAGAAGAAGCAAGCGTTGGACCTGATTAATGACTTGGAGAAGCTGGCGTTGGACGCGACTAAAGCGACATCTAAAAAGCCGTATCAAGCTCCCGAATGGCTACTGATCCACGACTGCGCAAGCACTAGATCGCTGCTAGAAACTGCGTTGAATCATTGTACAGACGCTTCAGAGTTGTATTTGCAAGGCGGGTGCATGGGGTTTGCGGGTGAAATGGCGGATTTGGCTCAACAAATAGCCCTGCAGATATCTTTACTGAACGCGTCACCTACGCGGCTGATATTGAGGAGGAGCGCGGAACAAATGTACAAGTTGGTCAGCGAGTATTTGAG CTTCATGGAAGGCCTAGTCCTGATGGTGGGGCGCGGGGGGTCGCAATGGGCCGAGCTGGCGTACCGGCGCGTGCTGGGCAACGACCAGGCCTACCTGCGAGACATGGCCGCCTACCGCCCCGATGTAGCCGCTGACTTCTTGGCCAG ATACAAAACTGAAAGGAAAACGACGGCTGCGTCTCAAGCAGCCATGACCGAGCTGAGAGCACTGTGCAGGTGA